In a single window of the Solea solea chromosome 14, fSolSol10.1, whole genome shotgun sequence genome:
- the LOC131472789 gene encoding transforming growth factor beta activator LRRC33-like: MVRHMFSNVLLLWSLSYDIYITGLTFDYPKEQSWNNQNLYFVPQDLDVRLRRLDLSNNFIRQLHTVVLPYLQQLDLSSNQLDLISEGAFENLAQLEELNLSRNALDNNLGSNSKALQSIGRLKSLDISMNGLSDYSAAMYLRNKSSLNQLKMTGNALTRLSHSLFKESKGLRAITMENNLISVIEEGTFEPLSQLEMLNLAKNNIAQICDFTLHQLKYLNLSRNSVEFFVSRENDLLYSLEVLDLSFNKLLYFPIVPKMNQLKHLHLQNNMLGALNVEAAMVSEVNYLYHEIMNEKIVTKNTLHSNWRLMPLVYMDLSNNHFRSFPLETLSRLTFLETLNFSYNCLQSIIWNVRQYSDRAYHRQIFFPSLKHLNLQSNGLAYVSPLFLKALTQIETFNLQDNSVQPCAHTDHLRSSESTQQIHLNGSCVAFQTLSTLKHLNLKGNNIKMLNANAFQETSLVSLNLARNAHMVMHVSALDGVQETLQSLIISETNMTSSDLSLPCMPALTHLNMSNNRLDSIPSSGCSPLREIDIRNNRLVSLNNSFISAISAHLRVMFISGNYFNCCDSKWLTTLDELKVRLPDMSGTECFSGDSRVNMTAYLRSSSSYCLFHNKSQARRSWQMFIVVLFVFVILTFLIIFTRKLCCTQIPFVV, encoded by the exons ATGGTTAGGCACATGTTCTCTAATGTCCTACTCCTCTGGTCACTCAGCTATGACATTTATATAACTGGACTGACATTTGATTATCCAAAG GAGCAGTCCTGGAACAACCAGAACCTCTATTTTGTCCCTCAGGATTTAGATGTAAGGCTTAGAAGACTAGACCTGTCCAATAACTTCATCAGACAGTTGCACACAGTTGTTTTGCCATACTTGCAGCAGCTGGACCTAAGCTCCAACCAGCTGGATCTCATCTCTGAGGGGGCTTTTGAAAACCTGGCTCAGCTTGAAGAATTGAATTTGTCCAGAAATGCGCTGGACAACAACCTTGGCAGCAACAGCAAAGCTCTCCAATCCATTGGTAGACTGAAGAGCTTGGACATATCAATGAATGGCTTGAGTGATTACTCAGCGGCGATGTACCTTCGAAACAAATCTTCTCTTAATCAACTTAAGATGACGGGTAACGCTTTAACACGACTTTCGCACAGCTTGTTCAAAGAGAGTAAAGGTTTGAGGGCCATTACTATGGAGAACAATCTGATATCAGTGATAGAAGAGGGGACATTTGAACCATTGAGCCAATTAGAGATGCTGAACTTGGCCAAAAATAACATTGcacaaatctgtgattttacattaCATCAACTTAAATACCTGAATCTTAGTCGAAATTCAGTGGAGTTTTTTGTGTCGCGTGAAAATGACCTGCTGTATAGTCTTGAAGTTCTTGATTTGAGTTTCAACAAACTCCTTTATTTCCCAATTGTTCCAAAGATGAACCAGCTGAAGCACCTTCATCTGCAGAATAACATGCTTGGCGCTTTGAATGTAGAAGCTGCAATGGTATCAGAAGTAAATTATCTTTATCATGAGATTATGAATGAGAAAATAGTTACAAAAAATACCCTGCACTCAAACTGGAGGCTAATGCCACTAGTTTATATGGACCTGAGCAACAACCACTTCAGGTCTTTCCCACTGGAGACTTTGAGCCGTCTCAcatttttggaaacactgaATTTCAGTTACAACTGTCTGCAAAGCATCATCTGGAACGTGAGGCAGTACAGTGATAGAGCATACCATCGGCAGATTTTCTTTCCCTCCTTAAAGCACCTCAACCTGCAGAGCAATGGCCTTGCATACGTTTCCCCGCTCTTTCTTAAAGCACTCACACAAATAGAAACGTTCAATTTACAAGACAATTCAGTGCAGCCCTGTGCTCATACGGACCATTTAAGAAGCTCGGAATCAACACAGCAAATTCACCTCAATGGGTCCTGCGTTGCCTTCCAGACGCTCAGTACTCTGAAACACCTAAATCTTAAGGGAAACAATATCAAAATGCTCAATGCTAATGCATTTCAGGAAACCTCTTTGGTTTCCCTCAATCTTGCAAGAAATGCACACATGGTGATGCACGTGAGTGCACTGGATGGTGTGCAGGAAACCCTGCAGTCCTTGATTatcagtgaaacaaacatgacCAGCTCAGATCTGTCTCTACCCTGCATGCCAGCATTAACTCATCTGAACATGTCAAACAATCGCCTTGATAGCATACCCAGTTCAGGCTGCTCCCCTCTGAGGGAAATCGACATACGGAACAATCGTTTAGTGTCTTTAAACAATTCTTTCATTAGTGCTATATCTGCACACCTTCGTGTCATGTTCATCAGTGGAAATTACTTCAACTGCTGTGACAGCAAGTGGCTGACAACTCTAGACGAGTTGAAAGTAAGACTGCCTGATATGAGTGGCACTGAATGCTTTTCGGGTGATAGTAGAGTCAACATGACAGCGTATCTGAGAAGCTCTTCATCTTATTGTCTGTTTCATAACAAATCACAGGCACGTCGCTCCTGGCaaatgtttattgttgttttatttgtatttgtaatacTAACTTTCTTGATTATATTTACCAGGAAACTGTGTTGCACACAAATACCATTTGTAGTGTGA
- the LOC131472765 gene encoding gap junction alpha-3 protein-like, translating to MGDWNLLGRLLEKAQEHSTVVGKVWLTVLFIFRILILSAATEKVWSDELSGFTCDTKQPGCENVCYDITFPISHVRFWVLQIIFVSTPTLIYLGHIVHLVRMEEKHKAKEQAKEQAHHSDKQALIVGAHHKKALVRDDKGRVRLQGELLRTYVFNVIFKTLFEVGFIVAQYLLYGFELKPMYTCDRPPCPNVVNCYISRPTEKTIFIIFMLGVASVSLLLNLIEVYHLGFTKCRQGITFRRRQQAGGNNSKDATVPFAPSYDDYFHGHHQVQPAYPPVPSYDLSPLSEGTDSSFHPYHSKAAYKQNKDNLAVERSSSKPEECDLKGKKGAGSAPGSPTQSRPSRGAKHSSNKTRIDDLKI from the coding sequence ATGGGGGACTGGAACCTCCTAGGAAGGCTCCTAGAAAAAGCCCAGGAGCACTCCACGGTGGTGGGGAAAGTGTGGCTCACCGTCCTGTTCATCTTCCGCATTCTGATCCTGAGCGCTGCGACGGAGAAAGTCTGGAGTGACGAGCTGTCGGGCTTCACCTGTGACACCAAGCAGCCTGGTTGCGAGAATGTGTGCTATGACATCACCTTCCCCATCTCCCATGTCCGCTTCTGGGTGTTGCAGATCATCTTCGTGTCCACGCCGACATTGATCTACCTGGGGCACATCGTCCATCTCGTGCGGATGGAGGAAAAGCATAAGGCGAAGGAGCAGGCGAAGGAACAAGCACATCATTCAGACAAGCAGGCCCTCATTGTGGGAGCTCACCACAAAAAGGCCCTGGTGAGGGATGACAAGGGCAGAGTGCGCCTGCAGGGGGAGCTTTTACGCACATATgtctttaatgtgatttttaaaaccCTGTTTGAGGTAGGCTTTATTGTGGCTCAGTATCTCTTGTATGGCTTTGAACTGAAGCCCATGTACACATGTGACAGACCGCCCTGCCCCAATGTGGTAAACTGCTACATATCCCGACCCACTGAGAAAACCATCTTTATCATCTTCATGCTGGGGGTGGCCAGCGTGTCTCTGCTCCTAAACCTCATAGAGGTCTACCACCTGGGCTTCACCAAGTGTCGCCAGGGCATTACCTTCAGAAGACGTCAACAGGCTGGTGGGAATAACTCCAAAGATGCCACTGTGCCCTTTGCCCCGAGTTATGATGACTATTTTCACGGGCACCACCAAGTCCAGCCCGCCTACCCTCCTGTGCCGAGCTACGACCTCTCCCCTCTGTCTGAGGGCACAGACTCGTCCTTCCACCCCTACCACAGCAAGGCGGCTTACAAACAGAATAAGGACAACCTAGCGGTGGAAAGGAGCAGCAGCAAGCCAGAGGAATGTGACCTGAAAGGGAAGAAGGGAGCAGGATCGGCCCCTGGGTCACCAACGCAATCCCGGCCCAGCCGCGGtgccaaacacagcagcaacaagaCTAGAATAGACGATCTGAAGATATGA